The window GATTTGATGGATGAAGCCCTGGGAAAAGCCCTGGAAATGGCAGGCCTGGAAAGAAAAGATCTTGATGGATTCATGACGACATTCCTGCCTGGCGTATTTGATGGAAACATATATATGCATTTTTTCCCGGATCAGATCTGCGGCTATCTTGGAATTACACCGAAATACATAGATTCCCTGGATTATGGTGGCCCATCTGTTTTATCAGCATTATGGAGGGCCGAACGGTTAATAAAAGATGGAGTGGCTGAGAATATTCTTCTGTTATTCGGTGGAAAGGGTTCCGATGTAAGGAAAAGAAAGCAGACAGTGGATTCATTTGAAAAACTCTATCCCGAGATAACAAACACACCATACAGGCATTTAATTAATCTTTACAACAGCATGAACCCGGTTTCAGACTATGCACTGGTCGCGGAAAGGCATAAAAAAATTTATGGGTCAACCGATACCCAGAGGGCTGAATTAATTGTAAAACAGAGGAAAAACGCAAACAGATCAGGATATGCAATGTTTACAGGAGAGCTATCTTTAGAAGATGTTCTAAATTCACCAGTAATATCATCTCCATTGCATCTGCTGGAAATAGTATACCCGGTGGATGGTTTCCATGCGTTCATTGTATCCAATAAGCCTGGAAAACTAAGGGGAATAAGAATACAGAATTACGGCGAAGCGCATCAGAGCTTCCTGCCGCCTGAAATTGATGATATAACCCTTACACCTGCAGCTGAAAGTACCAAAAATTTCAGGAGGGAAATAGCAAAATGCGACTTTTATGAACTTTATGATTCGTTCAGCATTACTGTAATGCTACAGCTGGAAAATACCGGCATAGTACCAAAAGGGCAATCCGGAAAATTCATTGAAAAAAATTCAATATCAGTGGACGGTGATTTACCGCTAAATACCGGTGGAGGAAGTATCAACCGCGGACAGCCTGCATACATGAGTGGCAGTGTTCTTCTGTATGAAGCCCTTTTGCAGATGAATGAAATGGCGGACGGGAACCAGGTAAAAAGCCCGGGAAAGGTATTTATCAACGGGATAGGTGGATGGTACAGGAACCATTCGGTTTCATTAATTCTGGGTGATTGAATGAAAGTAGACGATTTATATAATGAATATGACAAAATATTCGCCAGCAATAAGATGCCGTTCATAAAATGCAAGACATGCGATAAAGCCTATTATTACCCAAGGAACGTGTGCCCGTTTTGCGGCTCCAGCAATATAGAAATAATGATATCATCAGGTACTGGAGAAATTTATTCCTGCACAGAATTCAAAGGTGGATTTTATGGCATAATAAAATTTCCGGAAGGTTTCGGTGCGTATATGAATATTGACGGGGATAATATTGTAATTGGGAGAAATGTCATCATTAAATTTCGGGAAATAGGTGGAAAAATTCTTCCATATGCATATGTTGATTGATGATCTTATACAGTAATCTGATCCTCAATATTTGTCCATTATTTCTTAAACACATCGTATAATACCGTCAAAATCATTTATATTTTCCTACTATGAAAAACCTGTACTTAACAATCTTTTATGCCTCCTCGGTATATTAAATTTGCTGAATCGTCATGCACCTTAACATTGCCTGCAAGTTTATTCATGTTGTTTTTTTTCTTCAATGATAGTTCTTCAAGCCTCTTGAAGTACAGTTCATCAGGATTGACTGTTCCCTCTCTTTCCTTTTCAATGTATCTTACATTGTTCTTTAGCATTGAATAAATTGTTTCTGCTAATATTCTTGCTATGACTATTATAGGTCTCTTCTTCTCCAATCTTCTTACTATGCTCAGATACTTGGTTCTGAACTTCTTTGTAAACCTTATAAGTGAATGTGCTGTTTCGACTAAAAAGAACCTCAATAATGGTGATCCATGCTTTGTTATATGTCCCTTTACTATTGTTTCACCTGATGAATGCTCACCGGGTATTAAACCCGTATATGATGCAAATTTAAGTTTATTCTCGAATCTGTTGATTGTTCCTATTTCTGATAGTATTCCTGCTGCTGTGTAGAAGTTTATTCCTGGAATTGTCATCAATAATTTTATATTATCACTGCTGTTTGCTATTGAAGATATTTCTGTTTCTATTTTCTTTTCCCTTAATCCTTTCTTTCCGAATGGGTCTGTAGCTTTTATTATTATTCCGTATGATGTTAATAATGCATGTATTTTATTCTTTTTTAAAGTTATTTCTTCACCAAGGGAATGTCTGTACCTTACCAGAGACCTTATATTCTCTATATCTTCCGATGGAACATATATCTCCTTCATTCCTCCCTTTCTGAATACATCTGCAAGCTGGAATGAATCCTCCCTGTCTGTCTTCTTAAAATTGTTAGCTATTTCAGGTACCTTCGCAGGATTTATCAGGTGTATTTTATAACCTAAAATTTATAACTCCTTGCTGAGATATTTGCCTGATGTAGATGATTCTATTACAATATCATGATCCTTGCAATTCAATAAAAACCCATTGACTGCATCCATATTATTCTCCATATTCCTCTGGACAATAATAGTACCGTTATCCTCCATTACAGTCCCGTATACGGAACGTTTATGTACATCCAAGCCAATTACCATTTAATCACCTCTAATGATTCTGTGAGAGTTAAAATCGTAGACTCGACAAACTCCTATTCACCTTATTAAATATTAATGAGGTATGAAATCGAGTCTAAGGGCGGCTATTCTTTAGGACGGCCTTAAAGGTCAGGAAATATAACAACCGCCTCCGATTCTCACAGCTATCTCGTCATATAGCTGAGGCAAAATAAGGTTTTTCATGATTTCCTTATATATTCTCCAGTATTGCTATCGGGTTTTATTTATTCAGATCATTATTTGAATAATTCTTCTTTAACTACCTTATCCCGTTTGAATTCTATCAGGAAGTAATAAAGCATGAACAGTATCAGGATTATAATTACACCTATGTCAAGAGCCTCTCTGGGCATACCGTATATAAATAAAATAAGTAAAACTATTCCTGCTATGGTCGTATAAGGATACAGTGGAGTCGTAAATGTTCCGGATTTTTTTATCCTCCTGAAATGTATTAAAGCGAAACTGGTTACTAGATATGAAAGCAAAAGTCCAAAATTGCTAATTGCGGCGATTATATAGATATTTCCTGAGAAAAGCATTATAATCCCTATCATGGACGAAGTTATTACACCGTTGACAGAAACGTCCTTTTTTGGATTGAATTTCCTGAAAAATTTAGGAAGAAGTTTATTTTCACCGATCTGGTAAAGTACTCTTGATGACGTCATTATCATGGCAAGTGTGGCAGAGGTTGTGGCTATCAATGCACCTACAATTACTATTATATAAAGTGAATATGGTGCGTGAACATAACCCAGTGCAAATGCCAGAGGGTCAGCGGATATAGTAAACTTTGAAGCGGGAACCATTAACATTAATGCAACAACGACAAGTATATAGAATATCATGCTGATAGCTACAGATAATACTATTGCCTTTGCAGCCTTATTCGCCCCTCCCTTGACATCTGATGTGAGTGTTGATATTGATTGGAATCCAGAGTATGCAAAAAATACAGCTATGCTTGCAGCAAATATTGCATTGATATTATCCTTCGCAGGAGGCACTGTGAAGTTTGAAATATTCAGTGTTTTAGTGGAGTATGCAAGTACAATAGCTGAAATAACAAAGATTGTCAATATTCCGAGTTTTACTATTACCAGATAAAAATCAGCCTTTGCTGCCTTTTTAACACCGACTATGTTAACAATAGATAACACAAAAATCAGTATAATTGCAAAAACAATGGGGAAATATCCATAGTGAAGGCCCACGAGGCTACCGAGGTAAGATCCAAATCCCAGCGCTATGGCAGCTATGGCAGTGGAAAAACTGAAATACAGCAATATTCCTGTTATAAATCCCATCTCACTGCCGAATGCTTCGAAAATGTACGAGAATGAAGCGCCCTTAGCATGTGGCATCATGGATCCAAGTTCTCCGAATTCCATGGCAATAATAATTGCCAGAACTCCCACAAGGGCGAACGCAAGCAGTGCATTGGCTCCAGCCAGTGCTATTGTTGTACCACTTAAGACAAATATGCCAGCGCCGATAATTGCACCGAGTCCAACTGCAGTTGCTACAGGAAGGCTTATCAACTTTTTTTCTGCCATTATATTCCCCTATTTGCATTTTGCTTTTAATGGTATATACTAGTTTTAATTGTTTTTAAATCTGAATGGTGCGGCTCTTATGGTATATATTTCAATAATATATTTATTCCGCTATGATGTGGAGAACGCCAATCCTCTGGTAAAAATACTTAAATACTCAATTGGATTAATTATCTATGGAATTATTCTATTTTAGATCTTTTGATAGAACTATCGGTGTAGCCTGTGATGTCCCGAGTCTGTACTATGAAATGAAATGTCAGGTGCTATATGATAAACCGGCCATAGACTATCATGTTAAAGAGGGACACATATCTATGTGGCTTGATTATATAGGCGAGCATGAGCTTGCTGAGAGTATAAGAACTCAGAATGTAACAGATGCAGTGCTAGATACACTGAAGCAGAAAGTAAAAGACAGTAAAGGTAACAGATCTATGAAAGGCGAAATGCAACATGGGCCCGGTCATCGGGGAAAGAAAGGAGTACGTAAACATAAAGAAGAACTGAATCTTTAGTTATATTTATTTGTCTGGCCAGATTTTAAAGAATAGTCTAGTTTTCATCACTCTATCACAGTACCTGTATCCATAGTTTTTATATTGTCAATGGAAGTTATACAGACTCTCTTGCCCCCTCTCTGCAAGAATTTGAGTGCGGCCAGAATTTTTGGCCTTATTGTGCCTTCTTCAAAGTTTATTTTATTATAATAATTGAGCATATTACTGTATCCAATTTTATTAATTGCCCCAGTTTTACTGGCAAAATCAAGATATACATTTTTCACATCAGTAATGATGATGAAATCCTCTGCCCCTATGAGCGTACCTATGAGAGCTGAGCTCAAGTCCTTATCAACAACGCCATCGAATTCAGTATATCCATTAGACCTCTTTTCAACAGGTATTCCGCCACCACCGACTGCAATGGGTATATAACCATTCGACATGAGATATGTTACGGAATCCTTTTCAAGTATACTCACCGGTTCAGGCGATTTAACCATCTTCCGGTATCCCTTTCCAATTTCCATTGCATATGAATCATCAATTTTATGATCGTAAAATGCGCCTATAGGTTTCATCGTGTAGACGTTTTGATTAATGACTGTATGGGATAAAATGGGCACAGCTGGCTTACTAAGGACATCCCTATCTATTAGATTTTGATATGCGGTCGAAATAACATGCAGCAAAAAACCCTGTGACATTGCCCCGCAGATGCTGAGGGAATAGGATGTTTTTTCAAATATTTCCCCAACCTGTGGCCCATTACCATATGTTATTACAGATTCGTTGTTATTTAGAATGTATGCAAGCCGAGAAAATGTTTCAGTTGCCTTCTCTATCTGATCTTTGATGGAGGATTTCCCATTATCAAGCGCATTTCCTCCCAAAGCAATAACGGTTTTTCTCAAATAACCACCTGATTATTATTTCAATTATACAGTTTATTATTTTATTATATTATTATGTGAGCGAACAAAGCGTAAATACGGCTGTATCATTTTCAGATTTTAATTTTTTCTGTAAAGACGATATTCACTGGTATTATATAATGTTCCTCTACCTTACATATATCCTAAATTTTTTGTCCATTGATGCCGGATATTAGGATTATTGTGCCATTTAGAGCATTTAAGTTTATTTTTCTTTGGTCAGAAATATGAATTTTTCATATACAAAGATAATTTATTTATACTAATTAGACATGTCTAATAAGACATATATGGAAGAGCTTAAGAAAAGTGATGTATACAGGATTGTTGCCCTTATGGCATTTGCAGGAACGTTGATAGTCTACGTTGAAACAATGATTGTTCCTGCTATTCCTGTCTTTATTACTTTTTTCAATACTACATATAATAACGTTTCATGGATTCTTACTGCCTATCTAATAACAGGAACTGTTGCTGCTGGAATATTTGGAAAACTCGGTGATGTATTCGGAAAGAGAAAGGTATTTCTGATACTGTCCTTTATTTATGCAGTTTCCGTATCAATGGGTGGTTTTGCAACAACTCTGGATGAGCTTGTAGCAATACGTGTTATACAGGGCATAGGCTTCGGGATGTATCCTCTGGCGTATGCTATAATCAATGATGTTGTTCCAAAGTCTAAACTGGCACTGGCGCAGGGATTAATGAGTGCAACATTCGCTGTAGGAGCAGGAATTGCTCTTGTGTTAGGTGCATATATTACCGAAGCATACAGCTGGGAATGGTCATTCCATACTATTGCACCGGTAGCTTTTGCCCTATTCATTCTTTCCTATTTCTTTTTGAAGGATGCAGCGGCGCCTATAAAGGAGAAAATCGATATAACAGGAGTAGTAATCATGGCATCAGCACTTGTGTCTTTAATATTCGCACTATCTGAGGGCAATCAGTACGGCTGGGCATCACCCCTGATTTTATTCCTTTTTATATTTTCAGCCGTGGCTTTTTATTTATTTGTTATTTATGAACTTCGCAGTAAAGATACATTCATTGATATGCGTTTGTTGAAAACCAGGAATATACTGATTGCCAATTTTGTGGGACTCTTTACCATGGCCGGTATGTACTTCCTGTTCTTTACAGTTCCAACCCTACTGCAGGATCCTGCACCCAGTGGCTTCGGAAGGTCTATTCTTGAATCAGGA of the Ferroplasma sp. genome contains:
- a CDS encoding IS110 family transposase, whose protein sequence is MLGYKIHLINPAKVPEIANNFKKTDREDSFQLADVFRKGGMKEIYVPSEDIENIRSLVRYRHSLGEEITLKKNKIHALLTSYGIIIKATDPFGKKGLREKKIETEISSIANSSDNIKLLMTIPGINFYTAAGILSEIGTINRFENKLKFASYTGLIPGEHSSGETIVKGHITKHGSPLLRFFLVETAHSLIRFTKKFRTKYLSIVRRLEKKRPIIVIARILAETIYSMLKNNVRYIEKEREGTVNPDELYFKRLEELSLKKKNNMNKLAGNVKVHDDSANLIYRGGIKDC
- a CDS encoding APC family permease, yielding MAEKKLISLPVATAVGLGAIIGAGIFVLSGTTIALAGANALLAFALVGVLAIIIAMEFGELGSMMPHAKGASFSYIFEAFGSEMGFITGILLYFSFSTAIAAIALGFGSYLGSLVGLHYGYFPIVFAIILIFVLSIVNIVGVKKAAKADFYLVIVKLGILTIFVISAIVLAYSTKTLNISNFTVPPAKDNINAIFAASIAVFFAYSGFQSISTLTSDVKGGANKAAKAIVLSVAISMIFYILVVVALMLMVPASKFTISADPLAFALGYVHAPYSLYIIVIVGALIATTSATLAMIMTSSRVLYQIGENKLLPKFFRKFNPKKDVSVNGVITSSMIGIIMLFSGNIYIIAAISNFGLLLSYLVTSFALIHFRRIKKSGTFTTPLYPYTTIAGIVLLILFIYGMPREALDIGVIIILILFMLYYFLIEFKRDKVVKEELFK
- a CDS encoding MFS transporter, coding for MEELKKSDVYRIVALMAFAGTLIVYVETMIVPAIPVFITFFNTTYNNVSWILTAYLITGTVAAGIFGKLGDVFGKRKVFLILSFIYAVSVSMGGFATTLDELVAIRVIQGIGFGMYPLAYAIINDVVPKSKLALAQGLMSATFAVGAGIALVLGAYITEAYSWEWSFHTIAPVAFALFILSYFFLKDAAAPIKEKIDITGVVIMASALVSLIFALSEGNQYGWASPLILFLFIFSAVAFYLFVIYELRSKDTFIDMRLLKTRNILIANFVGLFTMAGMYFLFFTVPTLLQDPAPSGFGRSILESGLIMLPATILAMLFAPVAARVTDFKGPKMSILIGLLVSFGAFLLLLVHRGSVMDIIEAATILGSGFSFVLVGIINLLLISTPKSKAGEATGLNTVFRELGMTVAPAIGGTYETIFSVKIIIGLIPYRFNGFPFIPVTYGFPSQIAYNFTYITGIIFLLFAVLITLLIKDKNGDKNENI
- a CDS encoding zinc ribbon domain-containing protein, which gives rise to MKVDDLYNEYDKIFASNKMPFIKCKTCDKAYYYPRNVCPFCGSSNIEIMISSGTGEIYSCTEFKGGFYGIIKFPEGFGAYMNIDGDNIVIGRNVIIKFREIGGKILPYAYVD
- a CDS encoding carbamate kinase, which gives rise to MRKTVIALGGNALDNGKSSIKDQIEKATETFSRLAYILNNNESVITYGNGPQVGEIFEKTSYSLSICGAMSQGFLLHVISTAYQNLIDRDVLSKPAVPILSHTVINQNVYTMKPIGAFYDHKIDDSYAMEIGKGYRKMVKSPEPVSILEKDSVTYLMSNGYIPIAVGGGGIPVEKRSNGYTEFDGVVDKDLSSALIGTLIGAEDFIIITDVKNVYLDFASKTGAINKIGYSNMLNYYNKINFEEGTIRPKILAALKFLQRGGKRVCITSIDNIKTMDTGTVIE
- a CDS encoding thiolase family protein, yielding MISGFAEAVYKNYNGSVYDLMDEALGKALEMAGLERKDLDGFMTTFLPGVFDGNIYMHFFPDQICGYLGITPKYIDSLDYGGPSVLSALWRAERLIKDGVAENILLLFGGKGSDVRKRKQTVDSFEKLYPEITNTPYRHLINLYNSMNPVSDYALVAERHKKIYGSTDTQRAELIVKQRKNANRSGYAMFTGELSLEDVLNSPVISSPLHLLEIVYPVDGFHAFIVSNKPGKLRGIRIQNYGEAHQSFLPPEIDDITLTPAAESTKNFRREIAKCDFYELYDSFSITVMLQLENTGIVPKGQSGKFIEKNSISVDGDLPLNTGGGSINRGQPAYMSGSVLLYEALLQMNEMADGNQVKSPGKVFINGIGGWYRNHSVSLILGD